A genomic segment from Malus domestica chromosome 05, GDT2T_hap1 encodes:
- the LOC139196471 gene encoding uncharacterized protein: protein MGDLQVVGGIKKLNNQNYNTWATCIESYLQGQDLWEVIGGSEVTQPAAEDANGVLRKWKIKAGKSMFALKTTIEEEMLEHIRDAKTPKEAWDTFVTLFSKRNDTKLQLLENELLSMAQRDMMIAQYFHKVKLICRKISELDPTAPIGETRMKRIIIHGLRPEYRGFVAAIQGWPTQPSLVEFENLLAGQEAMAKQMGGVSLKSEEEALYTNKSKGTFKRYTGSESKKDGEKVQSHQGNGGSHSGGAWKNRGNSKKFSGKCYNCGKMGHMAKDCWAKKKSAESNTATSSSKENSEDGWDAEALFATEEEELALTVTTPERIDYNNDPTSGRCYTSRDVVFDEASSWWSSEKEVLPDSREFGEQLQQKIGEHTIQLQPSSDESGDPNGDDVEQRVAQNPWQIGVYQQPNEEGGQSETEESTPQSQLRKSTRTRRPNPKYANAAIIEESTEPETFEEASQSSEWMTAMKEEIDALQQNQTWDLMPKPRDVKSISCKWVYKIKRRLDGSIERYKARLVARGFSQQYGLDYDETFSPVAKLTTVRVLLALAANKDWNLWQMDVKNAFLHGELDREIYMIQPMDFRAKIILNMCVNCGKHSTD from the coding sequence ATGGGTGATCTTCAAGTTGTTGGAGGAATCAAGAAGCTCAACAACCAAAACTATAACACGTGGGCAACGTGTATAGAGTCTTACCTTCAAGGTCAAGACTTGTGGGAGGTTATCGGTGGTAGTGAAGTTACACAACCGGCAGCGGAAGATGCTAACGGCGTCTTGCGGAAGTGGAAAATTAAAGCAGGCAAATCAATGTTTGCCTTAAAGACCACAATAGAAGAAGAAATGTTGGAGCACATTCGGGATGCTAAAACGCCAAAGGAAGCATGGGACACTTTTGTTACACTCTTTTCGAAGAGGAACGATACAAAATTGCAACTTCTTGAGAACGAGCTGCTATCGATGGCGCAACGCGACATGATGATTGCCCAGTACTTTCACAAGGTGAAGTTGATATGCCGCAAAATTTCAGAGTTGGATCCAACAGCTCCTATTGGGGAAACCAGGATGAAGAGAATAATTATCCATGGTTTGAGACCCGAATATCGTGGGTTTGTTGCCGCTATACAAGGATGGCCGACACAACCATCGCttgttgagtttgaaaatttgcttgCAGGTCAAGAAGCTATGGCCAAGCAAATGGGAGGAGTCTCACTGAAGAGTGAAGAGGAAGCGCTCTACACCAACAAAAGCAAAGGCACCTTCAAGCGGTACACTGGTAGTGAATCTAAAAAGGATGGAGAAAAGGTGCAAAGTCACCAAGGAAATGGAGGCTCTCATTCTGGGGGAGCTTGGAAGAATCGCGGTAATAGTAAAAAGTTTAGTGGCAAGTGTTACAACTGCGGGAAGATGGGCCACATGGCGAAAGATTGTTGGGCCAAGAAAAAGTCTGCTGAAAGTAATACTGCTACTTCCagttcgaaggagaatagtgaagATGGCTGGGATGCTGAAGCATTATTCGctacggaggaagaagaattagCTCTCACGGTAACAACACCAGAACGAATTGACTACAATAATGATCCAACAAGTGGAAGATGTTACACTTCAcgagatgtggtgtttgatgaAGCTTCCTCTTGGTGGTCCTCAGAGAAGGAAGTGCTACCAGACTCCAGAGAATTTGGAGAACAGCTGCAACAGAAGATAGGGGAGCATACTATCCAACTCCAACCAAGTTCAGATGAATCAGGAGATCCAAATGGCGATGATGTCGAACAAAGAGTGGCTCAGAATCCTTGGCAAATTGGCGTGTATCAACAACCAAACGAAGAAGGTGGGCAGAGTGAAACGGAAGAATCAACTCCACAATCTCAACTCCGAAAGTCAACAAGAACACGAAGGCCAAATCCTAAATACGCCAATGCAGCCATAATTGAAGAATCAACAGAACCTGAGACGTTCGAAGAAGCATCGCAGAGTTCTGAGTGGATGACAGctatgaaagaagagatcgaTGCACTTCAGCAAAATCAGACTTGGGATCTCATGCCAAAGCCAAGAGATGTGAAATCCATATCCTGCAAGTGGGTTTACAAGATAAAGCGCCGTCTAGATGGGTCAATCGAGAGGTACAAGGCACGATTGGTAGCTCGTGGTTTCTCTCAACAGTATGGACTAGACTATGATGAAACGTTTAGTCCAGTGGCGAAACTTACAACAGTACGAGTCCTACTTGCACTTGCAGCCAACAAAGACTGGAATTTGTGGCAGATGGATGTTaagaatgcttttcttcatggagaGCTGGATCGGGAGATCTACATGATCCAACCAATGGATTTCAGAGCCAAGATCATCCTGAATATGTGTGTAAATTGCGGAAAGcactctacggattga